The nucleotide sequence TGGTCATTATGATGCTGAATACCAATCTTGGCTTGCACATCAAAACAATAGTGATGATTTTATCACGTCCGCCCTGGAATTGATCAAAAGTGCATTTCCTCAGTGTGATATCTATTTCAGGTACTTAATACCTCAAGTGCCCATGAATTGGCTCGAAGCGAAGGAAAACTGGAACAAAAATGCAGTCAAACAAGCATACAAAAGGCCATTGGTAAGAATGGATGACCCAGAAATCGGCCTGCTTTTCAAGAAAAAAGAATTCAAGAACAAACATAATCGCTTAAAAAGACTAGGTAACCTCAGCTTCGAAAAGATCATCAACCTAGATGAGTTTAATGCTATTCTCCCTATTCTAATCGAACAATTTGAATTTCGCCAACTTGCCATGTTTAATAAAAGCCAATTTTCAGACAAGCCTGAAAAAGTCGCTTTTTTGAAAAAACTGTTTGAGCTCGGACTTTTACACACCACCATTCTTAAAGTAGATGATGATATTGTTGCTTCCATATTAGGCCTGAAAGAAAAAAACTGGTACCACTTAGGGGCCATCAATACCCACTCTCCCATTTATGGAAATCATTCTCCGGGATTTGTCCACTTTATCCTATTGTGCGAACTCCTCTCTCATGAGTCCAATATGAAATTTGACCTGACTCCTGGTGGAGATGCCTATAAGGAAAGAATGGCCAATGACCATGATTTTGTTACTGAACTTTGTATTCCACACAATGCTATGTTCAAAAGGAGACAATTCGTGAAATATCAGTTTCACAAATATTTAATGAAATTTAACGTTCGCCCGATGTCCCTTCAGCTTTCTTTGAAAAAGGCAAAATACGATTTTAAGCATTGGTTTAAATCCCTAAAAGCCAAGGGAGTCGTCACCACGCTATCAAAACTACAACTCCAAAATGCTAATGGTGAAGCCTACCTTCATATCCTCCACAGTAAGAAAAAAGAAGGTTTAGCCAATGTTAAAATGGATAGCCTACAAGACTTGCTCTATTATGAGGAAAACCAAAAAGGGACCAGCTCTTGGGATTTTCTGAAAGATGCCATGTTAAAATTTGCACATGAATTTCATGCCATCACATGGGTTGAGAATGGCAAATTGCTTGGCTATGCCTGGCTAGCCGAACCGGACAGATGGGAAAAGGTTTACCAAAAACAGTTGCCCGCATCTGAAAAACACCCCGTGGTGGTTGATATGGGATATCATCCTGCTGCAAAGGACCAATTGGGTTTGTTTCTAATGAGCATTGCCCAGAAAATCCAACAATCAAAAAATAACAACAAAGTAATTTTAAGTATCAGCCATAAAGAAAAACAACTATTACAAAAAGTTGAGGAACTGGCATCAGCAGTATCCTAAATCTCTCCTAAATTATCATCATCACCAACCTGAGTCAGGAGGACTCCCTATATGAGTTTAAGAAGAATGGCCATTTGGCCTACCTTGCCACCAGACACCTATTTTAGGCCGCAGAGCAATTTCAAACCTTTTCCACTGGACCAGGAAAATTGCCGAATATTCAGCCTTGCGAGGCATGCTATTTGGAATGCCTGCAAGACCATCGGTCTGAAAGAAGGAGATGTAATTCTTGTCCCAGCATATCATCACGGATCAGAGATAGAATCACTGATACAGGCTGGATTGACCCTCAGGTACTATGAACTTAATGAAATGTTAGAACCC is from Echinicola marina and encodes:
- a CDS encoding GNAT family N-acetyltransferase is translated as MPDFLARWDKLYESCEWSTVFQSRKFVCAWYETYSEEYTPIMVIDESEHELKGLLAMTVLFKGKDLNQPKIKAKIVGAGHYDAEYQSWLAHQNNSDDFITSALELIKSAFPQCDIYFRYLIPQVPMNWLEAKENWNKNAVKQAYKRPLVRMDDPEIGLLFKKKEFKNKHNRLKRLGNLSFEKIINLDEFNAILPILIEQFEFRQLAMFNKSQFSDKPEKVAFLKKLFELGLLHTTILKVDDDIVASILGLKEKNWYHLGAINTHSPIYGNHSPGFVHFILLCELLSHESNMKFDLTPGGDAYKERMANDHDFVTELCIPHNAMFKRRQFVKYQFHKYLMKFNVRPMSLQLSLKKAKYDFKHWFKSLKAKGVVTTLSKLQLQNANGEAYLHILHSKKKEGLANVKMDSLQDLLYYEENQKGTSSWDFLKDAMLKFAHEFHAITWVENGKLLGYAWLAEPDRWEKVYQKQLPASEKHPVVVDMGYHPAAKDQLGLFLMSIAQKIQQSKNNNKVILSISHKEKQLLQKVEELASAVS